The Apibacter raozihei DNA segment TTTTTTAATGATTTAATAATATCTAATCCACTACCATCGGGTAAAGTAATGTCAACAATGACGCAATCATAATTATAAAGATGAATTTTTTCTTCCGCATGATTGTAATCTGAGGCAGTTTCAACTGAAAAACCTTCGGATATTAATAATTTAACAATTGAATCTTGAAGATCAATTTCATCTTCAATTAATAATAATTTCATAGTTTAAATTTACAATTTAATATATCATATGGAATAAAAATTTGAGATAACTTAATTAAATTAAGCTAAATATTTATATGATATTATTGAGTAAAAATAAGAATAATAGTGAAAAACTAAAATTTTTTTATTCTCTACTTTTTTATCTTATTGGCTACTAGATTGATAGGTTAATCGAACCTTAATAAGATAAAATCTTCAGGATTACTTCAGATTTGGTTTATAGATTTGTATACTAATTTAAAATAAAAACATCAAATGCGAGTAAATAAAATCATTTTAGTATTTTCTATTATGGTAAATTTATTTGTAAAAGGCCAAAATAATATTGAAATGCAAAAAGTGGAATATTTTTTTAAACATAAAAAATACTATGAATCCATGGTTGTTTTAAAAGAATATTTAGTTAAATATCCTGATGATGTTTATGCAAATTGGTTGGGAGGTCAAATAGCCTATGAACTGGGTAATGGTAAACTCTCCAGAACCTTATACAATAAAGCAATAGCTAACAACTCAGATAATAGAGAATTAAGACTTAATTATGCAAAAACATTATATAATTCAGTAAATTTACAGGAGGCAGAATCAGAATTGAATTATTTATTAAAATCGGATATTAAAGATTTTATCTATACAGAAGCATATCTGATGTTAGGATATATAAATTTATGGAGAAATGACTATAATAAAACTAGAATCTGCATAAATAAAATTAAAGAATCTGATCATGAAAATAAAGCTGTAAAAGAATTAGAGAAACAACTCCAAAATTCATCAAAGCCATATCTGAAAATTAATTTTGACTACACCTCGGATAACCAGGTTTTAACCACATATTCTGAATTGATTGAAGTAGGTATTCATAGAAATAAAAATCTTAATCCCAAAATCTTAATTGAAAATCAAAATTTCAGTACTGATAAGCAAATAGCTACGATTAAAATAGGGAATACATTTTATGTAGATAAATCCAAATTTATTATATACTCTGCTCTGGGTATTTCTAAACATTTTTCAGAATCTACAGGTTGGCTGGGTGAATTAAACATTCAAAGGAAAATAGGCAGACATTTAAATTTTGCAGTTTCTGCTAGCAGATTGTCATACGCATATACCTTACGAAGTACGCAAAAACAAGTATTTGAGAATATTTTATCAGGATCGGTAGAATATGAAAATAAACAGATATTTTCGATTAAAGCAATATATCAACATAAATTTTATAAAGATAATTATGTAAATAATTGGGGAGGCTGGGTTTTAAGCAAGCCGTTTAACTTATTCAAAGTTCAGATAAGAGCAGGATATGGATTCAGTTTTTCTGATTCTAAAACTATATTATATTATCCACAAACAACTTCAAATTTAATCAACAGCTGGGGGGAAGTAAAAGGAGTATATGACC contains these protein-coding regions:
- a CDS encoding tetratricopeptide repeat protein, giving the protein MQKVEYFFKHKKYYESMVVLKEYLVKYPDDVYANWLGGQIAYELGNGKLSRTLYNKAIANNSDNRELRLNYAKTLYNSVNLQEAESELNYLLKSDIKDFIYTEAYLMLGYINLWRNDYNKTRICINKIKESDHENKAVKELEKQLQNSSKPYLKINFDYTSDNQVLTTYSELIEVGIHRNKNLNPKILIENQNFSTDKQIATIKIGNTFYVDKSKFIIYSALGISKHFSESTGWLGELNIQRKIGRHLNFAVSASRLSYAYTLRSTQKQVFENILSGSVEYENKQIFSIKAIYQHKFYKDNYVNNWGGWVLSKPFNLFKVQIRAGYGFSFSDSKTILYYPQTTSNLINSWGEVKGVYDPYFTPKQQITHSILGVISISLTPSFILDISGNYAFKAQNESPVVFGGVNAEGQYVFQRYYYTDKNLPFSLKAGLNYKISENTVLSGHYQYQENSFYSQDKAGLTFYYRF